In Raphanus sativus cultivar WK10039 chromosome 5, ASM80110v3, whole genome shotgun sequence, the following proteins share a genomic window:
- the LOC108859862 gene encoding NAC domain-containing protein 12 produces the protein MAENKVNLSINGQSKVPPGFRFHPTEEELLHYYLRKKVHSQKIDLDVIREVDLNKLEPWDIQEECRIGLTPQNDWYFFSHKDKKYPTGTRTNRATVTGFWKATGRDKIIYCCVRRIGLRKTLVFYKGRAPHGEKSDWIMHEYRLDDTPTSNECSDVVTEDPMSYNEDGWVVCRVFRKKNYQKIDDSPKITQSSSPDDTDENKRPTTFHNTLNATVLDHVLLCMDLSGPNISVPEVQTKTQHQDDLLFMQLPSLETPKSENLVGQSLTTTNQLDSSLVQEKITGRPVCSNWASLDRLVAWQLNNGHLTCDRTSFDEEEEGDAMMQRWDLHWNNDDNVDIWSSFAESSSSLSSLDPLLHLSV, from the exons ATGGCGGAGAATAAGGTAAATCTTTCGATTAATGGACAGTCAAAAGTGCCTCCAGGTTTCAGATTCCATCCGACAGAAGAAGAACTTCTCCATTACTATCTCCGCAAGAAAGTTCACTCACAAAAGATCGATCTTGATGTCATTCGTGAAGTAGATCTCAACAAGCTTGAGCCTTGGGATATTCAAG AGGAATGTAGAATCGGTTTGACGCCACAGAACGATTGGTACTTCTTCAGTCATAAGGACAAGAAATATCCAACTGGGACAAGAACAAACCGGGCTACAGTCACTGGATTCTGGAAAGCTACTGGACGTGATAAGATCATCTATTGTTGTGTCCGGAGAATTGGACTGAGAAAGACGCTCGTGTTCTATAAAGGAAGAGCTCCTCATGGTGAGAAATCTGATTGGATCATGCATGAGTATCGCCTCGACGATACTCCAACAAGTAAT GAATGTTCTGATGTTGTAACTGAAGACCCAATGAGTTACAACGAAGACGGTTGGGTGGTATGTCGAGTGTTCAGGAAGAAGAACTATCAAAAGATCGACGATTCTCCTAAAATCACTCAATCTTCTTCACCTGATGACACTGACGAAAACAAAAGGCCCACCACCTTTCACAACACTCTAAACGCAACCGTTTTGGACCACGTTCTTCTATGCATGGACCTTTCCGGTCCCAATATTTCCGTGCCCGAGGTCCAAACCAAAACTCAACATCAAGACGATCTTTTATTCATGCAACTCCCAAGTCTTGAGACACCCAAATCCGAAAACCTAGTTGGCCAAAGTTTAACGACCACTAACCAACTCGATTCCTCTCTGGTTCAAGAGAAGATAACCGGCAGACCGGTTTGCAGTAATTGGGCTAGTCTTGACCGGTTAGTGGCGTGGCAATTGAACAATGGTCATCTTACGTGTGATCGTACGAGTtttgacgaagaagaagaaggtgatgcCATGATGCAGCGATGGGATCTACACTGGAATAATGATGATAATGTCGATATCTGGAGTAGTTTCGCCGAATCATCTTCGTCACTTTCGTCTTTAGACCCTCTTCTTCATTTATCTGTATGA